The Devosia sp. MC521 genome has a segment encoding these proteins:
- a CDS encoding ABC transporter substrate-binding protein, which produces MNLKTLIAGLLASVTMVGAANAASLAIVSGDTGTGLQFLQSELDLFKAESGHDVTIVPMPSSTSDQFGQYRLWLAAGNADIDVYQTDVIWAPQLADQLVDLTEAAKDVVGVHFPSVIESQTVNGKLVAVPGFTDAPALFYRKDLLEKHGKEVPKTWVELHQTAQAIMDAERAEGNKDMWGYVFQANAYEGLTCNALEWVNAYGGGQIIEADGTISINNEQAVAALEEAASWIGTIAPEGVLAYGEEEARGVWQLGNSVFMRNWPYAYALSNSADAPVKGKFDVAPLPAGEGPGAKASGTLGGWNFAVSKYSKEVDAATELALFLASEGSQKRRAISQNNLPTVQTLYKDADVLAAAPFMAAWEEIFKNAVPRPSAPTQASYNEASSLFWSAVHNTLSGNGSAAENLEVLEIDLTDLLAK; this is translated from the coding sequence ATGAATCTAAAGACCCTTATCGCCGGATTGCTGGCGAGTGTGACGATGGTTGGCGCTGCAAACGCGGCGTCCCTCGCTATCGTTTCGGGCGACACCGGCACCGGCCTGCAGTTCCTGCAGTCGGAACTGGATCTGTTCAAGGCCGAAAGCGGCCATGACGTGACCATCGTCCCAATGCCTTCTTCGACCAGTGACCAGTTTGGTCAGTACCGTCTGTGGCTTGCTGCGGGCAACGCAGACATCGACGTGTACCAGACCGACGTTATCTGGGCGCCGCAGCTGGCCGATCAGCTCGTTGACCTGACCGAAGCTGCCAAGGACGTTGTTGGCGTTCACTTCCCGTCCGTGATTGAATCGCAGACTGTGAATGGCAAACTGGTTGCCGTCCCAGGCTTTACCGACGCGCCAGCACTGTTCTACCGCAAGGACTTGCTGGAAAAGCACGGCAAGGAAGTTCCAAAGACTTGGGTTGAGCTGCACCAGACCGCTCAGGCGATCATGGATGCTGAGCGCGCCGAAGGTAACAAGGACATGTGGGGCTATGTCTTCCAGGCGAACGCCTATGAAGGCCTGACCTGTAACGCTCTCGAGTGGGTTAACGCTTACGGCGGTGGCCAGATCATCGAAGCTGACGGCACCATCTCGATCAATAACGAGCAGGCTGTAGCGGCGCTTGAAGAAGCTGCAAGCTGGATCGGCACCATCGCACCGGAAGGCGTTCTCGCTTATGGCGAAGAAGAAGCTCGTGGTGTCTGGCAGCTGGGCAACTCGGTGTTCATGCGCAACTGGCCATATGCTTATGCGCTGAGCAATTCGGCCGACGCGCCTGTTAAGGGCAAGTTCGACGTAGCTCCGCTTCCTGCGGGCGAAGGCCCTGGCGCTAAGGCATCGGGTACGCTGGGTGGCTGGAACTTCGCGGTTTCCAAGTATTCCAAGGAAGTCGATGCAGCGACCGAACTGGCGCTGTTCCTCGCTTCAGAAGGCTCCCAGAAGCGTCGTGCGATCAGCCAGAACAATCTGCCGACCGTTCAGACCCTCTACAAGGATGCTGACGTCTTGGCAGCAGCACCGTTCATGGCTGCTTGGGAAGAAATCTTCAAGAACGCTGTTCCGCGTCCTTCCGCACCAACCCAAGCCTCTTACAACGAAGCCTCGTCGCTGTTCTGGAGTGCAGTCCACAACACGCTCTCGGGCAATGGTTCGGCTGCCGAGAACCTTGAAGTTCTCGAAATCGACCTGACCGATCTGCTCGCTAAGTAA
- a CDS encoding ThuA domain-containing protein, with protein MPIRTLVWGENVHEQKNKVVAENYPNGMHNQIASLLKQDGNIEVKTATLQEPEHGCTEDVLANTDVLVWWGHAAHGDVSDEVVERIAKHVWQGMGLIVLHSGHFSKIFKRLMGSPCALSWREAGERERLWVVNPGHPIAKGLPPFFELEMEEMYGEPFSVPEPLETVFVSWFQGGEVFRSGLTYRRGAGNIFYFRPGHETYPTYHDDTVGKVLRNAVNWANNGTRFPALLDAPNVPVGEALEAIEERGPTLHEGREGFK; from the coding sequence ATGCCCATCCGTACACTCGTTTGGGGCGAGAATGTTCACGAACAAAAGAACAAGGTTGTCGCCGAAAACTATCCAAATGGCATGCACAACCAGATTGCCTCGCTGCTCAAGCAGGATGGCAATATCGAGGTGAAGACCGCGACGCTTCAGGAGCCGGAACATGGCTGCACCGAAGACGTGCTTGCGAACACCGACGTTCTGGTTTGGTGGGGCCACGCCGCGCATGGCGACGTTTCCGATGAAGTTGTCGAACGCATTGCCAAGCATGTTTGGCAGGGCATGGGCCTGATCGTTCTGCACTCGGGCCACTTCTCAAAGATTTTCAAGCGCCTGATGGGTTCGCCTTGTGCGCTCAGCTGGCGTGAAGCGGGCGAACGCGAACGCCTGTGGGTCGTCAATCCGGGCCACCCGATTGCCAAGGGCCTGCCGCCATTCTTCGAACTCGAAATGGAAGAAATGTATGGCGAGCCCTTCTCGGTGCCAGAACCACTCGAAACGGTTTTCGTGTCGTGGTTCCAGGGTGGCGAAGTGTTCCGTTCGGGCCTGACCTATCGTCGCGGCGCGGGCAATATCTTCTACTTCCGTCCGGGTCACGAAACCTATCCAACCTATCACGACGATACCGTAGGCAAGGTGCTGCGCAATGCGGTGAACTGGGCCAATAACGGTACGCGTTTCCCAGCGCTGCTGGACGCACCGAATGTGCCGGTTGGTGAAGCGCTCGAAGCGATCGAAGAACGCGGTCCGACCCTTCATGAAGGCCGCGAAGGCTTCAAATAA
- a CDS encoding substrate-binding domain-containing protein yields the protein MRLKDLAEHLGLSQTTVSRALNGYPEVNEETRKRVSEAADRLGYRPNASALRLATGRSGAVGLVTSASEILGPHMSEFISGVGSVVTNRDQDILVTVVNSLEEEMAAYRRLAASKKVDAVILHSPTTHDKRAKLLMELGLPFVLHGRTDIGKPIAYLDIDNQGATERATTHLLDLGHTRIALLNGIKGQTFAEHRELGYRMALKARNIPCDPNMVVNTPFTDELGFRIAQSMLAAPNPPTAFLPGSMMTALGVFRAIRQAGLTLGKDVSIIAHDDVFPYLNADNMYPSMSTTRSSIRQAGIRIAELISQILAGKSSADLHEVWPVELVLRESSGPAPTR from the coding sequence ATGAGACTTAAAGATCTGGCCGAGCACCTGGGCCTTTCGCAGACCACAGTGAGCCGCGCCCTAAATGGCTATCCCGAAGTCAATGAGGAAACGCGCAAGCGCGTGTCCGAAGCGGCTGATCGCTTGGGCTATCGCCCCAATGCCAGCGCGTTGCGCCTGGCGACGGGCCGCAGCGGCGCCGTTGGGCTCGTCACCTCAGCCTCCGAAATTCTCGGGCCTCATATGTCGGAGTTCATCTCCGGCGTCGGCAGCGTCGTCACCAATCGCGACCAAGATATTCTGGTGACTGTGGTCAACAGTCTTGAAGAAGAAATGGCGGCCTATCGGCGTTTGGCAGCCAGCAAAAAGGTCGATGCAGTCATCCTGCACTCGCCCACCACCCACGATAAGCGCGCCAAGCTGCTCATGGAACTTGGCCTGCCCTTCGTGCTCCACGGCCGCACTGACATCGGTAAGCCCATCGCCTATCTCGACATCGACAATCAGGGGGCCACCGAACGCGCCACCACCCATTTGCTCGATCTCGGCCACACGCGCATCGCCCTGCTCAATGGCATCAAGGGGCAGACCTTTGCCGAGCACCGCGAGCTGGGCTACCGCATGGCGCTGAAGGCCCGCAACATTCCCTGCGACCCGAACATGGTCGTCAACACCCCGTTCACCGACGAATTGGGCTTCCGCATCGCCCAATCCATGCTCGCAGCCCCAAATCCGCCAACGGCGTTCCTGCCCGGCTCGATGATGACCGCGCTCGGCGTCTTCCGCGCCATCCGTCAGGCTGGCCTGACCTTGGGCAAAGACGTCTCCATCATCGCCCACGATGACGTCTTCCCCTATCTCAACGCCGACAACATGTACCCCAGCATGTCCACGACGCGCTCCTCCATCCGTCAGGCGGGTATCCGCATTGCCGAGCTGATCAGTCAGATCCTGGCGGGCAAATCTTCAGCCGACCTGCATGAAGTCTGGCCGGTCGAACTCGTGCTGCGTGAAAGCTCCGGCCCCGCGCCAACACGCTAA
- a CDS encoding ThuA domain-containing protein, with protein MRSALIVYGGWEGHDPEECATIYRRWLHEDGYSVRTSTETSAFADPDIANLSLIIPIFTMSKIGKDEVANLTKAVENGVGLAGHHGGMSDAFRDSVEYQFMVGGQWVAHPGDIIDYTVDVARPEDPIMAGIKSFPYTSEQYYMHVDPSIEVLATTTFSGEHAAWTKGVVMPVVWKRQYGQGRVFHMTLGHQAKEFENPNMATIIRRGMNWAARDV; from the coding sequence ATGCGCAGTGCATTGATCGTTTATGGTGGTTGGGAGGGGCATGACCCTGAGGAGTGCGCCACGATTTATCGTCGGTGGCTCCATGAGGACGGATATTCTGTCCGCACCTCAACCGAGACCAGCGCTTTTGCCGATCCTGATATTGCCAATCTGTCGTTGATTATCCCGATTTTCACGATGAGCAAGATTGGCAAGGACGAGGTGGCGAACCTGACCAAGGCGGTCGAAAACGGCGTGGGCCTTGCCGGGCATCACGGGGGGATGAGCGACGCGTTTCGCGATAGCGTCGAATATCAATTCATGGTCGGTGGCCAGTGGGTGGCGCATCCGGGCGATATCATCGACTACACGGTCGATGTGGCGCGGCCGGAAGATCCGATCATGGCCGGGATCAAGTCGTTCCCATACACGTCCGAGCAATATTACATGCATGTCGATCCATCGATCGAAGTGCTGGCGACGACGACATTTTCGGGTGAGCACGCCGCTTGGACCAAGGGCGTCGTTATGCCTGTCGTCTGGAAGCGGCAGTACGGCCAGGGCCGCGTGTTCCACATGACTTTAGGCCACCAAGCCAAAGAATTCGAAAACCCTAATATGGCAACCATCATCCGCCGTGGTATGAATTGGGCGGCACGCGACGTTTAG
- a CDS encoding ABC transporter ATP-binding protein, whose amino-acid sequence MASIELRNIRKAFGAVEVIKGVDLDIKKGEFMVFVGPSGCGKSTLLRLISGLEDITSGDMLFDGQRVNALAPSKRGIAMVFQSYALYPHMTVYDNMAFGLTLEKGKSKEDIRKRVERAADMLQIRQYLDRLPKQLSGGQRQRVAIGRAITRDPKVFLFDEPLSNLDAALRVATRIEIAKLHEEMNDVTMIYVTHDQVEAMTLADRICVLRDGLVEQVGTPMELYETPNSLFVAGFIGSPKMNFITGDKAAAHNCTTVGIRGEHMTVSPDGVWEGKVIHTENLGSDSYVYLDMGQEEPVVVRLDEAREYRSGDVIRVSPLNEKIHRFDEAGKPIR is encoded by the coding sequence ATGGCAAGCATTGAGCTTCGCAATATCCGTAAGGCCTTTGGCGCGGTTGAGGTGATCAAAGGCGTCGACCTCGACATCAAAAAGGGCGAGTTCATGGTCTTCGTCGGCCCTTCGGGGTGCGGGAAGTCCACACTGTTGCGCCTCATCAGCGGGCTAGAGGACATTACCTCCGGCGACATGCTGTTTGACGGGCAGCGGGTGAACGCTTTGGCACCATCCAAGCGCGGTATCGCCATGGTGTTCCAGTCCTATGCGCTCTATCCGCATATGACGGTTTACGACAACATGGCTTTCGGGCTGACGCTCGAAAAGGGCAAGAGCAAGGAAGACATTCGCAAGCGCGTCGAACGCGCAGCGGACATGCTGCAAATCCGGCAGTATCTCGACCGTCTGCCCAAGCAGCTTTCGGGTGGTCAGCGCCAGCGTGTGGCGATTGGCCGTGCGATTACGCGCGACCCAAAGGTGTTCTTGTTTGACGAGCCGCTCTCGAACCTGGACGCGGCGCTGCGCGTGGCGACCCGTATTGAGATCGCCAAGCTGCATGAAGAAATGAACGACGTGACGATGATCTACGTCACGCACGATCAGGTGGAAGCGATGACGCTAGCCGACCGGATTTGTGTGTTGCGGGATGGTCTGGTCGAGCAGGTCGGTACGCCGATGGAGCTTTACGAGACGCCAAACAGCCTGTTCGTCGCGGGCTTTATCGGATCTCCCAAGATGAACTTCATCACCGGCGACAAGGCTGCGGCGCATAACTGCACCACCGTCGGCATTCGTGGCGAGCACATGACCGTGTCGCCCGATGGCGTTTGGGAAGGCAAGGTCATCCACACCGAGAACCTCGGTTCGGACAGCTATGTCTACCTCGACATGGGGCAGGAAGAGCCAGTGGTCGTGCGCTTGGATGAAGCGCGCGAGTATCGCAGCGGCGATGTCATTCGGGTGTCGCCTCTGAATGAGAAAATCCATCGGTTCGACGAGGCCGGAAAACCCATTCGCTAA
- a CDS encoding Gfo/Idh/MocA family oxidoreductase: protein MRILILGTGGMANTHAKNFAAIEGVTLVGGVDVDPARVEAFCSAHNIERGFGSLDAALAWGEFDAIANVTPDSVHYATTIAALNGGKHVFCEKPLATDHARALEMTETAERLGLVNMVNLTYRNVSELQKAREIVLSGQVGQVKHFEASYLQSWLVSKAWGDWRTESQWLWRLSKKHGSNGVLGDIGVHILDFAAYGAGSDFSKVFCRLETFDKAPGNKIGEYDLDANDSFAMTAQLENGALGVIHATRWATGHVNELRLRVYGELGAVEVRHRHDGSQLLTCLGDDAETATWTEVQVDKVQTNYERFVEACRTGKNLEPSFRHATNIQKVLDLGTVTDRDRTEHHV from the coding sequence ATGCGTATCCTCATCCTGGGTACTGGCGGCATGGCAAACACGCACGCCAAGAATTTTGCGGCCATTGAAGGCGTGACCCTTGTGGGGGGCGTGGACGTTGATCCGGCACGCGTTGAGGCGTTCTGCTCGGCACACAATATTGAGCGCGGCTTTGGCTCGCTCGATGCAGCGCTGGCTTGGGGCGAATTTGACGCCATTGCCAATGTGACGCCCGATAGCGTGCACTACGCGACCACGATTGCAGCGCTCAATGGCGGCAAGCATGTGTTCTGCGAAAAGCCACTGGCGACCGACCATGCGCGTGCGCTGGAAATGACCGAAACGGCCGAGCGCCTTGGCCTCGTGAACATGGTCAATCTGACCTATCGCAACGTCTCTGAGCTGCAAAAGGCCCGTGAGATCGTGCTGTCGGGACAGGTCGGTCAGGTCAAGCATTTTGAGGCGAGCTATCTGCAGAGCTGGCTGGTGTCCAAGGCTTGGGGTGACTGGCGCACGGAGTCGCAGTGGCTTTGGCGCTTGTCCAAAAAGCATGGCTCGAATGGCGTTTTGGGCGACATCGGCGTTCACATCCTGGACTTTGCCGCCTATGGCGCGGGCAGCGATTTCTCCAAGGTCTTCTGCCGCTTGGAAACCTTCGATAAGGCTCCGGGCAATAAGATTGGCGAATATGATCTGGACGCGAACGACAGCTTTGCCATGACGGCGCAGCTGGAAAATGGCGCACTCGGCGTGATTCACGCGACCCGTTGGGCAACCGGCCACGTCAATGAACTGCGCTTGCGCGTTTATGGTGAGTTGGGTGCGGTGGAAGTGCGCCATCGTCATGATGGATCGCAGCTTCTGACCTGCCTCGGTGATGATGCTGAGACAGCGACATGGACCGAGGTTCAGGTCGACAAGGTGCAGACAAATTACGAGCGCTTTGTTGAAGCGTGCCGCACCGGCAAGAACCTTGAGCCAAGCTTCCGCCACGCCACAAATATTCAGAAGGTTTTGGATTTGGGGACGGTGACTGATCGCGACCGCACCGAGCACCACGTCTAA
- a CDS encoding bifunctional metallophosphatase/5'-nucleotidase, producing MKKLLLSATALTFFAGLSGAAYADFTLNILHINDFHSRFDPITGSDSNCNAETDAKGECFGGIARLKTIIDDTREKYTSGNSILLSAGDNFQGSLYYSTYKSKIVADFFNQMGFDVVATGNHEFDDGPEEFLKFIDAAEFPIIGGNFDVSRDDNLRGKIKGSYVVEIGGEKIGIIGATAEDTPEIASVGNVEFHDVIQYVRGAAEALDAAGVNKIILLSHIGYGVDLQVAAAVPLVDIIVGGHSHSLLSNTAENAVGPYPTMVTNPDGIEVAVVQANQYGKYLGDLSVTWDDNGVVTKAEGEPYLIDATVVGNEDFKTQLADLAGPLAEMAAVVVGSTTAPLEGSREVCRVQECNLGNLLAEAILERTKDQGATIAFQNSGGIRASIDTGEITMGEVLTVLPFSNTLATVEVSGADVIEALENAVSDVENGAGRFSQVAGMKYSFSLSKPVGERVSDVLVKGEGDEWVPIDEEVDYIIVTNNFVRGGGDGFGVFAEGEDPYDFGPPLEQVLADYIAEHGGSYTPFLDGRITQLD from the coding sequence ATGAAGAAACTGCTTTTGAGCGCCACCGCGCTCACGTTTTTCGCCGGTCTTTCTGGCGCCGCCTATGCCGACTTCACACTGAACATCCTGCACATCAACGATTTCCACTCGCGGTTTGACCCGATCACGGGATCGGACTCCAATTGCAATGCGGAAACTGACGCCAAAGGCGAATGCTTCGGCGGCATCGCGCGATTGAAAACCATCATCGACGACACCCGCGAGAAATACACCTCGGGCAATTCGATTCTGCTGTCCGCGGGCGACAACTTCCAAGGCTCGCTCTATTACTCGACCTACAAGTCCAAGATCGTTGCCGACTTCTTCAACCAGATGGGCTTTGACGTCGTCGCCACCGGCAATCATGAATTTGACGACGGCCCGGAAGAGTTCCTCAAATTTATCGACGCTGCCGAGTTCCCAATCATTGGCGGCAATTTTGACGTCTCGCGTGACGATAACCTGCGCGGCAAGATCAAGGGCTCCTATGTTGTCGAAATCGGCGGCGAAAAGATCGGCATTATCGGCGCCACTGCAGAGGACACACCCGAAATCGCTTCCGTGGGCAATGTCGAATTCCACGACGTCATTCAATATGTCCGCGGCGCGGCCGAAGCGCTCGACGCCGCTGGCGTCAATAAGATCATCCTGCTCTCCCACATTGGCTATGGGGTAGATCTGCAAGTTGCCGCAGCGGTCCCGCTCGTCGACATCATTGTTGGTGGTCACAGCCACTCGCTGCTATCGAACACAGCTGAAAACGCCGTCGGCCCTTATCCGACCATGGTCACCAATCCGGACGGGATTGAGGTCGCCGTCGTCCAAGCCAATCAATATGGCAAATATCTCGGCGATCTCTCCGTCACTTGGGACGACAATGGCGTTGTCACCAAGGCCGAAGGCGAGCCCTATCTGATCGACGCCACCGTCGTCGGCAATGAAGACTTCAAGACCCAGCTTGCCGATCTGGCTGGCCCCCTCGCCGAAATGGCAGCTGTCGTTGTCGGTTCCACCACCGCACCGCTCGAAGGCTCGCGTGAAGTCTGCCGCGTGCAAGAATGTAACCTCGGCAATCTGCTCGCCGAAGCGATCCTCGAGCGCACCAAAGATCAGGGCGCAACCATCGCTTTCCAGAACTCTGGCGGCATTCGCGCGTCCATCGACACCGGCGAAATCACCATGGGTGAAGTGCTGACGGTTCTGCCGTTCTCTAACACTCTCGCCACCGTCGAAGTCTCGGGCGCAGACGTCATTGAAGCGCTCGAAAACGCCGTCAGTGACGTCGAAAACGGCGCTGGCCGCTTCAGCCAAGTCGCGGGCATGAAGTATTCCTTCTCGCTCTCCAAACCGGTGGGCGAGCGCGTCTCCGACGTTCTGGTCAAGGGCGAAGGCGATGAATGGGTGCCGATCGACGAAGAGGTTGACTACATCATCGTCACCAATAACTTTGTCCGCGGCGGCGGTGACGGTTTTGGAGTTTTTGCCGAGGGCGAAGATCCATATGACTTCGGCCCACCACTTGAACAGGTTCTGGCCGATTACATCGCCGAGCATGGTGGCTCCTACACACCATTCTTGGATGGTCGCATCACCCAGCTCGACTAA
- the sseA gene encoding 3-mercaptopyruvate sulfurtransferase: protein MQTPFVTTDWLAAHLEDDNLVIVDASWHMPNVSRDAQAEFREGHIPGAVFFDIDAISEKFTDLPHMLPTPQAFAQAVGALGISETSTIVVYDETGLFSAPRVWWTFKIFGAQNVLMLEGGGPKWRSEQRPTETGEHQALPAVFNPQFKPEAVADFDTVLARLSDKKAQVLDARPAPRFNAEVPEPRAGLRSGHMPGAINVPVGTLTEAGILRSDDELKTLFAERGVDLDRPIITSCGSGITAAVLTLALQRAGAQSVAIYDGSWTEWGSRADAPIEP, encoded by the coding sequence GTGCAGACACCATTTGTCACCACTGATTGGCTTGCGGCCCATTTAGAAGACGACAACCTCGTCATCGTCGACGCCAGCTGGCACATGCCCAATGTGTCTCGCGATGCTCAGGCAGAATTCCGCGAAGGCCACATCCCCGGCGCTGTATTCTTCGACATCGACGCCATCTCCGAAAAATTCACTGATTTACCGCACATGCTCCCGACGCCACAGGCTTTTGCCCAAGCTGTCGGCGCTTTAGGCATTAGCGAAACCAGCACCATCGTCGTCTATGACGAAACCGGCCTCTTCAGCGCTCCGCGCGTCTGGTGGACGTTCAAGATTTTCGGCGCCCAAAACGTCTTAATGCTGGAGGGCGGCGGCCCAAAATGGCGGAGCGAACAGCGCCCAACCGAAACTGGCGAGCATCAGGCCCTGCCAGCGGTGTTCAATCCGCAATTCAAACCCGAAGCCGTTGCCGATTTCGACACCGTCTTGGCGCGCCTCTCCGACAAAAAAGCGCAAGTCCTCGACGCCCGCCCTGCCCCTCGTTTTAACGCAGAAGTCCCCGAGCCGCGCGCTGGTCTGCGCAGCGGCCACATGCCGGGCGCTATCAACGTCCCCGTGGGCACCCTCACTGAGGCAGGCATTCTGCGGTCCGACGATGAGCTCAAAACCCTGTTCGCTGAGCGCGGTGTGGATCTTGATCGGCCGATCATCACCAGCTGCGGCTCGGGCATCACAGCAGCGGTTCTGACGCTAGCGCTTCAACGCGCGGGTGCACAGTCGGTGGCGATTTACGATGGCTCTTGGACCGAATGGGGTTCGCGCGCCGATGCCCCGATCGAGCCCTAA
- a CDS encoding carbohydrate ABC transporter permease, with product MDSSLNLWKLTKTVLFYALVVAIVVAAVFPFYYAILTSFKSGTDLYRVNYWPTSFSLENYISVFSQGSFPRNLLNSVFIATTTVVFALFLAVTASFALSRVRFAGRGLLLMCILAVSMFPQIAVLSGLFEVIRALGIYNTPWALIFSYTIFTLPFTVWVLTTFMRDLPIEIEEAAIVDGASPWVIITRVFLPLMWPALVTTGLLAFIAAWNEFLFALTFTVSNQTRTVPVAIAMLSGGSQYEIPWGIIMAASVIVTVPLVALVLIFQRKIVSGLTAGGVKG from the coding sequence ATGGATAGCTCACTGAACCTTTGGAAATTGACCAAGACGGTGCTGTTCTATGCGCTCGTCGTGGCGATTGTGGTGGCTGCGGTGTTCCCGTTCTACTACGCCATTCTAACGAGCTTTAAGTCGGGCACCGACCTGTACCGCGTCAACTACTGGCCGACCTCGTTCAGCCTCGAGAACTATATCTCCGTGTTCAGCCAGGGCTCGTTCCCGCGTAATCTGCTGAACTCGGTGTTCATCGCGACAACGACCGTGGTGTTTGCGCTGTTTCTGGCGGTGACAGCATCCTTCGCATTGAGCCGTGTGCGCTTTGCGGGGCGTGGCCTGCTTTTGATGTGCATTCTGGCCGTCTCGATGTTCCCGCAAATTGCGGTGTTGTCGGGCCTGTTTGAGGTGATCCGTGCCTTGGGGATCTACAACACCCCTTGGGCGCTGATCTTCTCCTACACCATCTTTACGCTGCCCTTCACTGTCTGGGTGCTCACCACCTTTATGCGTGACCTGCCCATCGAGATCGAAGAAGCAGCGATTGTGGATGGGGCATCGCCTTGGGTGATTATTACCCGCGTATTCCTGCCGCTGATGTGGCCAGCGCTGGTGACGACGGGCCTATTGGCCTTCATCGCGGCGTGGAACGAGTTCCTCTTTGCACTCACCTTCACCGTCAGCAACCAGACCCGAACGGTTCCCGTGGCTATCGCCATGCTGTCGGGCGGGTCTCAGTATGAAATCCCATGGGGCATCATCATGGCAGCCTCGGTGATTGTAACCGTGCCGCTGGTGGCGCTCGTGTTGATCTTCCAGCGCAAGATTGTCAGCGGGCTCACCGCCGGCGGCGTCAAGGGCTAA
- a CDS encoding sugar ABC transporter permease, which produces MTTEAVSSQMPRGAAHNKSELMQQRVRAARLFLLPMLIALAVVAGWPLLRSIYFSFTDAKLNSIGDAQWVGFANYLQIRTLESGRVLYRGVLADPDWWNAVWNTVRFAFWSVLWETVLGMIVALVLNAEFKGRGFVRAAVLIPWAIPTIVSARMWSWMLNDQFGILNDLGMKLGLLDGPVAWTASPDTAMLAVLIVDIWKTTPFMALLILAGLQMIPKDIYEAAEIDGVHPVKQFFKITLPLVRPALMVAIIFRVLDALRIFDLIYVLTPNSKATKTMSVLAQENLFQFDNFAEGSTQSTLLFLIIALFTILYIWLGKVNFDGGSR; this is translated from the coding sequence ATGACGACTGAGGCGGTTTCTTCGCAGATGCCCAGAGGCGCGGCCCACAACAAATCCGAACTGATGCAGCAGCGTGTTCGTGCTGCGCGACTGTTCCTTCTGCCAATGTTGATCGCCCTAGCGGTCGTGGCAGGGTGGCCATTGCTTCGGTCTATCTATTTTTCTTTCACAGACGCCAAGCTCAACAGCATTGGTGACGCTCAGTGGGTTGGGTTTGCAAACTATCTGCAAATCCGCACGCTTGAGAGCGGCCGCGTGCTGTATCGTGGTGTTTTGGCCGACCCCGATTGGTGGAACGCCGTTTGGAACACCGTGCGCTTCGCGTTCTGGTCCGTGCTTTGGGAAACCGTGCTCGGCATGATCGTGGCGCTGGTGCTCAACGCTGAATTCAAAGGCCGCGGTTTTGTCCGCGCTGCCGTGCTTATTCCATGGGCGATCCCGACCATTGTATCGGCCCGTATGTGGAGCTGGATGCTGAACGATCAGTTCGGCATTCTCAATGATCTCGGCATGAAGCTGGGCCTGTTGGACGGGCCAGTGGCTTGGACGGCATCGCCCGATACCGCCATGCTGGCCGTGCTTATTGTTGATATCTGGAAGACGACGCCGTTTATGGCGCTGCTCATTCTGGCGGGCCTGCAGATGATCCCCAAGGACATCTATGAAGCCGCTGAGATCGACGGCGTGCATCCGGTCAAGCAGTTCTTCAAGATCACGCTGCCGCTGGTGCGTCCGGCGCTGATGGTGGCAATCATCTTCCGCGTGCTCGATGCGCTGCGCATTTTCGATCTGATTTATGTGCTGACGCCGAACTCCAAGGCCACCAAGACCATGTCGGTGTTGGCGCAGGAGAACTTATTCCAGTTCGACAATTTCGCCGAAGGCTCGACGCAATCGACGCTGCTGTTCCTCATCATCGCGCTCTTCACCATTCTCTACATCTGGTTGGGCAAGGTGAATTTTGACGGAGGTTCTCGCTAA